In Aliamphritea ceti, a single window of DNA contains:
- a CDS encoding glycosyltransferase, whose amino-acid sequence MSLKLLIIGYVWPEPRSSAAGSRMMELIDFFQQQGYEVTFASPAALSEHRADLKAIDVHEVAIELNSESFDGWVRNLAPQIVMFDRFMMEEQFGWRVEQQCPEALRILDTEDLHSLRQVRHQRFKKLDPAETLDKQFDDKHTLFLEMSELDIAQREIAAIMRSDLSIMISRFEIELLTECFGVRMENLVHLPFMLERENITLPRFTAREHFVTVGNFRHAPNWDSVLWLKQVIWPRIREQLPEAELHVYGSYPPKKATDLHRPDDGFFVGGWTPDVHRVLSHARVCLAPLRFGAGIKGKFTDAMLNGTPSVTTPVGTESMHGEIPWCGEVAESVPAIVAGAVRLYNDAEFWLDCQQNGFDILEAEFSRDKIQAAFLEQIESTQAKLVVARKENFMGQLLRHHHHKSTKYMSQWIEAKNKLLS is encoded by the coding sequence CAGCCCGGCGGCATTAAGCGAGCACCGGGCTGATCTGAAAGCGATAGATGTTCATGAGGTGGCAATCGAACTTAACAGTGAAAGTTTTGATGGTTGGGTGCGTAACCTGGCACCGCAGATTGTTATGTTCGACCGTTTTATGATGGAAGAGCAGTTCGGTTGGCGGGTAGAGCAGCAGTGTCCGGAAGCCTTACGGATTCTTGATACTGAAGATTTGCATAGCTTACGTCAGGTGCGGCATCAGCGCTTTAAGAAACTTGATCCGGCAGAAACGCTTGATAAGCAATTCGATGACAAGCATACGCTGTTCTTAGAAATGTCTGAGCTGGATATCGCGCAGCGCGAAATAGCAGCAATCATGCGCTCTGATCTGAGTATTATGATTTCACGGTTCGAGATTGAGTTACTGACGGAATGCTTTGGGGTTCGTATGGAAAACCTCGTGCATTTACCTTTCATGCTTGAGCGGGAGAATATAACTCTGCCACGATTCACCGCCCGTGAACATTTCGTTACTGTCGGCAATTTCAGGCATGCGCCGAACTGGGATTCAGTTTTATGGCTTAAACAGGTCATCTGGCCCCGTATTCGGGAGCAGCTGCCGGAAGCAGAATTACATGTATACGGTTCTTATCCGCCCAAAAAAGCAACTGACTTACATCGTCCTGATGATGGCTTTTTTGTTGGTGGCTGGACGCCAGATGTTCATCGGGTACTGAGTCATGCACGAGTGTGTCTGGCGCCGCTACGTTTTGGTGCGGGCATTAAAGGTAAGTTTACCGATGCAATGCTTAATGGCACGCCATCAGTGACGACCCCGGTTGGGACTGAATCTATGCATGGTGAAATCCCATGGTGCGGTGAAGTGGCTGAATCTGTGCCGGCGATTGTTGCCGGGGCTGTTCGTTTGTATAACGATGCCGAGTTTTGGCTGGATTGTCAGCAAAATGGTTTTGACATTCTGGAAGCAGAGTTCTCCCGCGACAAAATACAGGCAGCTTTTCTAGAGCAGATAGAAAGTACCCAGGCCAAGCTGGTTGTAGCCCGCAAAGAAAACTTCATGGGGCAATTGTTGCGGCATCATCATCACAAAAGTACTAAATACATGTCGCAGTGGATAGAAGCTAAGAACAAGCTTCTGTCCTGA
- a CDS encoding AEC family transporter — MLAALANPILPIFAVIFIGIVFGRKGIFTPEMAKALNTFVFYIGQPALIFLLAARSPLDAYDVTALGSYFAVEVALYAVVAFVAVRVFGTSLGEGLVLGMTTVFVNHLYYVLPIVTLLKGESAAIPVEGAIFTDLAILYCGTVFIVELISRGGASVSQVPVILARNPALWALLLGLMANLSGFGLPEGLYTFADFVGRTAPATLLFVLGITMANVRLFSIDKLTGLVIALALIAQPALMYLLGQFNGADAQWQATLVLLAAGPCGAMPFVIALKYGIPTDRLTRAILAATVLSLPSLAFLTRFV; from the coding sequence ATGTTAGCTGCACTCGCAAATCCTATTTTGCCGATTTTTGCTGTTATTTTTATCGGTATTGTCTTTGGCCGCAAAGGGATCTTTACGCCAGAAATGGCCAAGGCTCTGAATACTTTTGTATTTTATATTGGTCAGCCGGCTCTGATCTTTTTACTGGCGGCACGTTCGCCATTAGATGCTTATGATGTAACAGCATTGGGGAGTTATTTTGCTGTAGAAGTCGCTCTATATGCAGTAGTGGCATTCGTTGCTGTCAGAGTCTTCGGAACTTCACTGGGTGAAGGCCTGGTGCTGGGGATGACCACAGTATTTGTGAACCACCTCTATTATGTTTTACCGATAGTTACTTTACTCAAAGGTGAGTCTGCTGCTATTCCTGTTGAAGGGGCAATCTTTACTGATCTGGCAATCTTGTATTGCGGCACAGTATTTATCGTTGAGCTGATCTCCAGGGGAGGTGCTTCTGTCTCACAGGTACCTGTGATTCTTGCCCGAAATCCCGCTCTGTGGGCACTGCTGTTAGGTCTGATGGCAAATCTTTCAGGATTTGGACTGCCAGAAGGTCTGTATACCTTTGCAGACTTTGTTGGCCGCACGGCTCCGGCAACTTTGCTGTTTGTATTAGGTATTACCATGGCGAATGTCAGGCTGTTCAGTATCGATAAGCTGACGGGCCTGGTGATTGCACTGGCATTGATTGCGCAACCAGCTCTGATGTATTTGCTGGGGCAGTTCAACGGTGCTGATGCACAGTGGCAGGCTACTTTAGTGTTACTGGCAGCGGGACCCTGTGGCGCCATGCCGTTTGTGATTGCACTGAAATATGGAATTCCGACGGACCGGCTAACCCGGGCTATTTTAGCAGCCACTGTATTGTCACTGCCGAGTCTGGCATTCCTGACCCGGTTTGTTTAA